A genomic window from Polaribacter gangjinensis includes:
- a CDS encoding restriction endonuclease subunit S, whose translation MSYLEKLLNGIKVEWKPLGEVTELKRGTTITAKTKIDGNIPVISGGQKPAYYNSVHNRDGETITVAGSGAYAGFVMYWNEPIFVSDAFSVIPYPSVLNTRYVYHFLLNNQTWIHNLQKGSGVPHVYAKDLANLTIPIPCPDNPKKSLEIQQKIVAILDSFTELTAELTAELTAELTARKMQYSYYREKLYSLDKNKVQYLPLGNENIGKFIRGGGLQKKDFTETGVGCIHYGQIYTYYGTYTDKTKSFVSEEFAKKARMAKCGDLVIATTSETDEDVCKALAWLGDEEIAVSSDACFYRHNLNPKYVAYFFQTEQFQKQKRPFITGTKVRRVNADDLAKIKIPVPSKEEQERIATILDNFDTLTNSLSKGLPKEIELRKKQYEYYRDLLLTFNK comes from the coding sequence ATGAGTTATCTAGAAAAATTATTAAACGGTATTAAAGTAGAATGGAAACCATTGGGTGAAGTCACCGAGCTTAAACGAGGTACGACTATCACTGCAAAAACAAAAATCGACGGCAATATTCCTGTAATTAGTGGTGGTCAAAAACCAGCATACTATAACTCTGTACATAATCGAGATGGTGAAACAATCACAGTAGCGGGTAGTGGTGCTTATGCTGGTTTTGTTATGTATTGGAATGAACCGATATTTGTTTCAGACGCTTTTTCGGTTATACCTTATCCTTCAGTTTTAAATACTCGGTATGTTTATCATTTTTTATTAAATAACCAGACATGGATTCATAATTTACAGAAAGGTTCTGGTGTTCCGCATGTGTATGCAAAAGATTTAGCAAACCTGACAATCCCAATTCCATGCCCAGATAATCCCAAAAAATCACTTGAAATACAACAAAAAATAGTTGCAATTCTCGATTCATTTACAGAGCTTACAGCGGAGCTTACAGCGGAGCTTACAGCGGAGCTTACAGCACGAAAAATGCAATATAGTTATTATAGAGAAAAGTTGTATTCCTTAGATAAAAATAAAGTACAATATTTACCTTTGGGAAATGAAAATATCGGCAAATTTATTCGTGGTGGTGGTTTACAGAAAAAAGACTTTACTGAAACAGGAGTTGGTTGTATTCACTATGGACAAATCTATACCTACTATGGGACATATACAGATAAAACTAAATCATTTGTTTCAGAAGAATTTGCTAAGAAAGCGAGAATGGCAAAATGTGGAGATTTAGTAATAGCAACCACTAGTGAAACCGATGAAGATGTTTGTAAAGCATTAGCATGGCTTGGAGATGAAGAAATAGCTGTAAGCAGTGATGCTTGTTTTTACCGACATAATTTGAATCCAAAATACGTTGCCTATTTTTTTCAAACAGAACAATTTCAGAAACAAAAAAGACCTTTTATTACAGGAACAAAAGTCAGACGTGTAAACGCTGATGATTTGGCTAAAATTAAAATTCCTGTTCCTTCCAAAGAAGAACAAGAACGCATAGCTACAATTTTAGATAATTTCGACACGCTTACCAACTCATTAAGCAAAGGTTTGCCCAAAGAAATAGAGTTAAGAAAAAAACAATATGAGTATTATAGAGATTTGTTATTAACTTTTAATAAGTAA
- a CDS encoding type I restriction-modification system subunit M: protein MTSIIQKQELQNKIWKIANDVRGSVDGWDFKHFVLGALFYRFISENFTKYIEGGDDSIDYANILDKVITPEIIDDAVKTKGYFIYPSQLFVNVAKTANTNPNLNTDLKAIFNAIESSANGYPSEEDIKGLFADFDTTSTRLGNTVENKNSRLAAVLKGVEELNFGDFEDSEIELFGDAYEFLIGNYAANAGKSGGEFFTPVHVSKLIAQLAMHKQEKVNKIYDPAAGSGSLLLQAKKHFDNHIIEEGFFGQEINHTTYNLARMNMFLHNINYDKFNIALGDTLHHPHFIDDKPFDAIVSNPPYSVKWIGDDDPTLINDDRFAPAGVLAPKSKADFAFVLHALSYLSSKGRAAIVCFPGIFYRGGAEQKIRKYLVDNNFVETIISVAPNLFYGTSIAVTILVLSKHKTDTKTQFIDASGEDFFKKVTNNNMMTDDHIDMIMELFDSKADVPHVAVSIDNSKIAENDYNLSVSSYVVAKDNRVKINIEELNNEVSKTVKKIDKLRTDINAIIKEIEA from the coding sequence ATGACAAGCATAATTCAAAAACAAGAATTACAAAATAAAATTTGGAAAATCGCTAACGATGTAAGAGGCTCTGTGGATGGATGGGATTTCAAACATTTTGTATTGGGAGCACTTTTCTATCGATTTATCAGTGAAAATTTCACAAAATATATAGAAGGTGGTGATGATAGTATTGATTACGCTAACATATTAGACAAAGTAATAACACCAGAGATAATTGATGATGCTGTTAAAACAAAAGGATATTTCATTTACCCTAGCCAGCTTTTTGTAAATGTTGCTAAAACTGCTAATACTAATCCAAACCTTAATACAGATTTAAAAGCCATCTTTAATGCAATCGAAAGTTCTGCAAATGGGTATCCTTCAGAAGAAGATATAAAAGGCTTATTTGCCGATTTTGACACTACCAGTACTCGACTTGGAAACACCGTTGAAAACAAAAACAGTCGTTTAGCTGCCGTTTTGAAAGGTGTTGAAGAACTCAATTTTGGTGATTTTGAAGACAGTGAAATAGAACTTTTTGGTGATGCCTATGAATTTCTAATTGGCAATTATGCAGCCAATGCAGGAAAATCAGGTGGTGAATTTTTTACACCTGTGCACGTGTCTAAACTCATTGCTCAATTGGCAATGCACAAACAAGAAAAAGTGAATAAAATTTATGATCCGGCTGCAGGTTCAGGTTCATTATTATTACAAGCCAAAAAACATTTCGATAACCACATCATCGAAGAGGGTTTCTTTGGCCAAGAAATCAACCATACCACCTATAACTTGGCTCGTATGAACATGTTTTTACACAACATCAATTACGACAAGTTTAATATAGCTTTAGGCGATACGCTTCATCATCCTCATTTCATAGACGATAAACCTTTTGACGCCATTGTATCAAATCCTCCTTATTCGGTAAAATGGATTGGAGATGACGACCCAACGCTGATAAATGATGACCGTTTTGCTCCTGCAGGAGTTTTAGCTCCAAAATCGAAAGCTGATTTTGCTTTTGTATTGCATGCATTAAGTTATCTATCCAGTAAAGGAAGAGCAGCCATTGTTTGTTTTCCTGGAATTTTTTATCGTGGTGGTGCCGAACAAAAAATTAGGAAGTACTTAGTTGATAATAACTTTGTAGAAACCATTATTTCAGTAGCACCGAATTTGTTTTATGGTACTTCTATAGCGGTAACAATTCTGGTACTTTCAAAGCATAAGACCGATACTAAAACTCAATTTATTGATGCAAGTGGTGAAGATTTCTTCAAGAAAGTAACCAATAACAATATGATGACAGATGATCATATTGATATGATAATGGAGCTATTTGATAGCAAAGCAGATGTTCCTCATGTAGCCGTTTCAATCGACAATTCTAAAATCGCAGAAAACGATTACAACTTATCCGTTAGTTCCTATGTGGTAGCCAAAGACAATAGAGTGAAAATTAATATTGAGGAATTAAACAACGAAGTTTCCAAAACTGTAAAAAAAATTGACAAACTTCGTACAGATATTAATGCCATCATAAAAGAAATTGAAGCATGA
- a CDS encoding nucleotidyl transferase AbiEii/AbiGii toxin family protein, with protein sequence MIKPGEIQKKANQVGVRDQQIEKDYILSWILWGVANHEQLSKILVFKGGTVLKKVYFEDYRFSEDLDFTLLNNEISNEQIFEWFKETFEEIKEESNIPLEIIDDNEHEDGGINFYIGYVGPLGGFGNNKKVKVDISRSEKLEFEPVVKNAIVDYSDLEDYKLVCYPLEELLVEKLRCTMQRTQPRDYYDIWYLVEVEKMEVEYYTNEFRNKCISKELKPEDFHAKLEQKLPQYKARWQKSMSDQIKDLPDFEQVEREVNRKIKNFMV encoded by the coding sequence ATGATTAAACCGGGCGAAATACAAAAGAAAGCCAACCAAGTTGGAGTTCGCGACCAACAAATCGAGAAAGATTACATTTTATCCTGGATACTTTGGGGTGTAGCAAATCACGAACAACTTTCAAAAATATTAGTATTCAAAGGAGGAACCGTATTAAAGAAAGTATATTTTGAAGACTATCGATTCTCAGAAGATTTAGATTTTACATTGTTGAATAATGAAATTTCAAACGAACAAATTTTTGAATGGTTCAAAGAAACTTTCGAAGAAATAAAGGAAGAATCCAATATTCCTTTAGAAATAATTGATGATAACGAGCACGAAGATGGAGGCATCAATTTTTATATAGGTTATGTAGGTCCATTGGGTGGTTTCGGTAACAACAAAAAAGTAAAAGTAGACATCTCCAGAAGTGAAAAATTAGAGTTTGAACCAGTAGTAAAAAATGCTATTGTAGATTATTCAGATTTAGAGGATTACAAACTAGTATGCTATCCTTTAGAAGAACTATTAGTCGAAAAATTACGCTGCACTATGCAACGCACACAACCGAGAGACTATTATGATATCTGGTATTTAGTAGAAGTAGAAAAAATGGAGGTAGAATATTACACCAATGAGTTCCGGAACAAATGCATCAGTAAAGAATTAAAACCCGAAGATTTTCATGCCAAACTAGAGCAAAAACTACCACAATACAAAGCAAGATGGCAAAAATCCATGAGTGACCAAATCAAAGATTTACCCGATTTTGAACAAGTGGAAAGAGAAGTGAACAGAAAGATTAAAAATTTTATGGTATAA
- a CDS encoding type IV toxin-antitoxin system AbiEi family antitoxin domain-containing protein — MKHKYISTQSNELLSYFNDKGKVCFESKTALKAFPDAKESTVRELLSDMTKRGLLMRIKDGVYYIIPYEENAETFMPDWHILVKYLVKDAKHYIGYYSALQIHNLITQPSLKEQIVVAKQIRPSEIKIKDITFQFIYHNESHFFGEKKTWIDNFNKVSCSDIEKTIIDCLFKPDYAGGIVEVARAIYSTKEKLDYKKLLEYTIKFDSQAVIKRLGYILELFEIETEIIKELQKLKTASYVVLDTELPKTGKRNSRWSIQQNLDIETIKSAMFT, encoded by the coding sequence ATGAAGCATAAATACATCTCAACACAGTCAAACGAACTTTTATCATACTTCAATGATAAAGGGAAAGTGTGTTTTGAGTCTAAAACAGCCTTAAAAGCGTTTCCTGATGCCAAAGAAAGCACCGTTAGAGAATTATTAAGCGACATGACCAAAAGAGGTTTATTAATGCGTATTAAAGACGGTGTGTATTACATTATCCCTTACGAAGAAAATGCAGAAACCTTTATGCCCGATTGGCATATATTGGTAAAGTATTTAGTTAAAGATGCCAAGCATTACATAGGCTATTATTCTGCATTACAAATCCATAATCTAATAACACAACCATCATTAAAAGAACAAATTGTGGTGGCAAAACAAATCAGGCCTTCTGAAATAAAAATCAAAGACATCACTTTTCAATTTATCTATCATAACGAAAGTCACTTTTTTGGAGAAAAGAAAACATGGATTGATAATTTCAATAAAGTAAGCTGTTCTGATATAGAAAAAACAATAATAGATTGCCTTTTTAAACCGGATTACGCAGGAGGAATTGTAGAGGTGGCAAGAGCAATTTATAGTACAAAAGAGAAATTAGATTATAAGAAGCTTTTAGAATACACCATAAAATTCGATTCTCAGGCAGTAATAAAAAGACTAGGGTATATTTTAGAACTCTTTGAAATAGAAACAGAAATAATCAAAGAACTACAAAAACTAAAAACCGCTTCTTATGTAGTTTTAGATACCGAATTACCTAAGACTGGTAAAAGAAATAGCCGTTGGAGTATTCAACAAAATTTAGACATAGAAACCATTAAATCAGCCATGTTCACATGA